The genomic stretch TGATGCATTTCATGAGTATTTCTTCTTTTGTATTCTTGCGCGTGAATGATGCATCGACTAACATGTAATGCTTGCTGCGACGTATGAGGCATTCGTTTTCTGTTTTGTCTATGTAGCATGTTCCATCCTTCAAATACCTAATGAAAGGTGTGGTTGGAGATGGTACTGGACTAACCATGGCTACCAGTGGCTGGTCTGGAGGCTTCTCGACCATGAGATCTTCCTCTTCCCAAATAGTTGGTTCGACGAGGTCTTAAACGAATACACCATGTGGGACTTCAGCTCACGATGACCCCAACTTGGACAGTACATTGGCTGCTTCATTTTTATCCCGGACCACATCTATGTATTCGACACCGTAGAATTTTCCTTTCTAGCTTCCTGAATTCCTTGCAGTATGTGTCCATCTTTTCATGGATCGAATCACAGCCCTTTTTGAGCTAGTTTATGACCAGGGCTGAGTCCCTATAGACATATAAGTGCTTTATGCCAAGCTCGACCGCAATCCGCATGCCGTATAGGCAGGCTTAACATTATTCGGTGCAGGAAAGTGAATCCTGAGGATGTAGCAGAACTTTTTATTGTTTGGTTATATAAAGAAAACACCAGCTCTTGCACCGTCGATGTTAaatgacccgtcgaaatacatttgcCAGTACTCAACTGTTCCCTAATTGGGAGGTGCGCTTAAGTCGGTCCATTCGAGGATAAAGTCGACCAGAGCTTGGGACTTATGCTTTTGTTGAATGCTTATTATCTAGTGGAAGACAAGTACAGAGGGAGAACATTAAATTAAGCAGTTCTGCCATAAGAAGTGTCACCGACACCACTCCGGTGACTGAACTTGAAGCTGATGACTTCTCTAAAGTTGGGTCGGCTGTTAACAAAAGAGCGACGTGGGCCAAGAAGAAGAGCGTACGAGTCCTTGGGTCGGAATGGATTAACTAGCCCAGTCGGCCCTGCGTCGCTCAGCATGGAGAGGCTCCCAACCCCTTCTTGTAAAGGCTGCTGAGAAGGAGAACTCGAACTTGGCTATTGTTGTGAACTGAGCCGAGTAGGCTGCGGCTGCGGTGGAGCCCGGCATCTCGTTGGCGTTCCAAACCCTTGTTCCACAAACACTTATCAATACATGTAATAGATCCTATTTATAGCTGTTTGGTTATACGTGTATACAGATTAGAAAAGGGAGAAAATACACTGTGTTTGAAGTGTTTGTCATGTAAATCAACAGTCCAACGTTTGAAGGCCTATATTTACGAAATCAATGTTCACTAGTACAAAAGTGTTCAAAGCCAGCGGTGGAAcataatttttacaggcggttttaatTAAAAAACGCCTGTGGAAAGAAATTGGCTTACCCGACTACAAAACCTcctgtgaaaatcaatttttacaggcggtttttctaacaaaaccgcctatagaaatcatgtatttctacaggcggatttcttaagaaaccgcctATACAaatatgatttctacaggcggtttcttaagaaatccacctgtagaaataatttgaacttgaattttttgagtttttcaaatgacctcgtttgagaaaaccgtcaaaataaaagttgtagatcttgaaaagttatgaaactttgtagtagataattttttatttgaaatcatcttgtcatcgaaaactacgtttgaatttctcaaatttgaaattaaaattttgtaaatgacctcggatgaagaaactaccaatataaaagttgtaggtcttaaaaagttgtaaaactttgtagttgacgacttttccatttgaatccgttgaggacctcaaataatcaattcatgcttggtttatgatagtatgtggggaactaaactctatttCAAACAACAAGTGAGTGATAGGttgagtggtagaggagggtaCGCGCGAGGGTGaggtctcaggttcgaatcccaccgACCGCGTAGCGCGCGATTTCAAAAATACGAGATtaacatctttttttttctatttttaaaaaacgatttcatattttttaccaaaagatttctacaggcggttggcataactgaaccgcctgtagaaatccatttccacaggcggttctcagttaCCCGTCCGTGGAaaaatttatttccacaggccaccaATCACAGACGGTTCgccaaaccgcctgtaaaaagggGTTTAGAACCGCTACCTACCAGTGGTTTGAAGTCCTAAAACTGCAAAAACTGCGAAACAAGACAATTCGAGTCCCAGCTATACAATTTTCTTAATGAACTCGTAGTCTTTTGACATTAGTTAAAGGCTTGGGCATGAGCCCCagaattctaaaaaaaaaagaatctgaTGCTGGTGCTCCACAAAACATTTGGTTGTTGTTTAGCTTTCCTATTTTTCGTAGACGTAATTTCATTTAGCCTTTTTTAGGATCTGCTGTAATAGAATGTCATATGTAAATAGAATCGATTGAGGAAATTTGCGTGTGAACAAAAGTTCACAACATAATATGCCAGCTGAGAGACTAGCACGCATCTCCGGATACACGGTTGGTAAAACGTCATGAGGTTGCCTTGTCCAGTATCCGCATCACTTGGGCCTTGGAAACGGGAAGGGTTCGTCAAGAACCTGTAAAAAACCAGAGGACAGGAGTGCCCTATTCAAGCATTGCCTCAAAATAGCAAAGGCCAGACGCTCATTTCGTGTACATATCAAACGATGCTCCTCTGTCTCAAGCAAGGATATCTTCCGTAACATCCATCTCCCCAGCGGCGAGGAGAGCCGGCCACCACAGGGAGAAATGGCTTCCGCAAGCAATGCTCTCAGGGTGTTCTTCATCCTAGCGATCCTATGCGCGGTATGCACAGCGAAAAGGACCGGAGCAAAGACGGGAGACTCGGCAGCAGACTCTGCTGCTTCTGGAGCCAGCGGGACGTTCGACATCTCCAAGCTCGGCGCGACGGGCGACGGCAAGACGGACTCCACAAAGGTAAACCATCGATATGTGGTGCGTTGCGGATGCAGTTGATCTGATCGATACGATGTCGATCTTGCTGACGGTGGTGATTGAATGATCTACTTCTCAGGCGGTTCAAGACGCGTGGACGTCAGCGTGCAGAGCGACCGGAAGCGCCACGGTGCTCATCCCCAAGGGCGACTATCTGGTCGGCCCTCTCAACTTCGTTGGCCCGTGCAAGGGCGCCATCACCATCCAGCTCGATGGCAACCTGCTGGGATCCAACGACCTGGCCAAGTACAAGGCGAGCTGGATCGAGTTGTCGCACGTCGACAACATCGTCATGACTGGCTCGGGCACGCTCGACGGCCAGGGCACCGCCGTTTATAAAAAGGCCAAAACCGGCACTGTGAAGGCGATGCCCAACGTACGTGCGATGCTCACCTTAATTCTTATGTGTCGGTACAATGCGACGCATAAATATACATGTGTATTATACAGATAGTAGTTATTATGTGCATTCATGTAGACATTGGTGCTGTTCTACGTGACCAACGGCACTGTCTCTGGAATCAAACTACTCAACTCCAAGTTCTTCCACATCAATATCGACGCTTCAAAGAACATCACGGTGAAGGACGTGAACATCACCGCGCCTGGGGACGTTGAGAACACGGACGGCGTCCATGTTGGAATGTCCACCAAGGTGAGCATCACCAACTCAACCATCGGCACTGGCGACGACTGCATCTCTGTTGGCCCCGGGAGCGACGGCGTCATGGTGAACAACATCATCTGCGGCCCCGGGCAGGGCATCAGCATCGGCTGCCTAGGCCGCTACAAGGATGAGAAGGACGTGACCGACGTGACGGTGCGGGACTGCGTGCTCAAGAAGACCACTAACGGCGTGCGCATCAAGTCGTACGAGGACGCCGAGTCTGTGCTGACGGCGTCGCATCTGACCTTCGAGAACATCAGGATGGAGGAGGTGGCGAACCCCATCATCATCGACCAGTACTTCTGCCCCGAGAAGGTGTGCCCCGGCAAGAAGAGCGACTCCTCTCATGTCATCGTCAAGGACGTCACGTTCCGCAACATCACGGGCACGTCGTCCACGCCACAGGCCATCAGCCTGCTCTGCTCGCAGTCACAGCCATGCAGCGGCGTGTCGCTCATCGATGTAAACGTGGAGTACGCCGGCAAGAACAACAAGACCATGGCCGTGTGCAGCAACGCCAAGGGCACCGCCAAGGGCAGCGTCGAGGCCCTGGCATGCCTGGCCTGAGCGATGAGCATGCATCTGCATGCATGTTATGTGTTTCCTCAAACGATGTGATCATCATCTGGTAGTTTTCTAGTTCTCGCTTTTGCAAATTTGATTGCGTTTAATTCACAAATGGTCCGGCCAGGCATCGACCTTTTCTGATCTTCCCTGCATGTGCAGTAAATGTATATCTGCAGGCACTTCAATGGTGTGGACgacgcatatatatatatctgggAGTTGTCCGCCTTCCCTGGTTTAGAGTATTGTAATATTATAGACAACAGGGCGTTTTGTTGTATTTTTACGTCCTTCGATATAGTAGCGTTATTATATGTCCTGACATTATACATCACTATAATTTACGATGATGAGGTCCTGTGAGAAGTCAGGCGTTGTATTGGAAACTTCTGCGTTTTGCCTTTCTTAATTAATGCAATGTCATGCACTACAAGTCACCAGTTCTTCCTGATAATGGCGTCCAAATATATGTGGTCGGCCATCATTTTACCACAAAGGTCATTCCTAAAGCCTTAATGGAAACTCTATTGCTTGTCCGAAGTGTTTCCGATCCGGAGCAGTCTTCGATTGGTTCATTCTTCTATTTTTCAGGAAGAGATAGCTCTATTAATCACTTAGAAAGTGTAACATTTCCTAGCAACTATATCAATGTTTAAAATAGCAGGCTATTGAAAATAGCGGCAACTTTTTTCCAGCAGCTATGCAGCTATAACGGCGCTATAATAGATAgcgtttttttataaaaaaatatataaaaaacacgAATAATAACAAAACTATATGCTCTACACATATTGGAGAAATAAAATACCGGACTGTACAATGTCGTGTACTCTTCGCCTTCGCCAATTCTGCGAGTTCATGGGCCGCGCTATTGTGCTGTGTCCTCAATATGTCGTGCTATTCTGCTCTATTTTCCACTAGTACACGGGCATACTATACAGGCGGCTGGTAACCTATTTCTACTAGCGTTTTTTAACACCGCCTGCGCTAGAGGCCAATAGAAATGGGCCAATTCCACCGGTGGTATCTTATGAGCCGCGTGTAGAAaacatttccacaggcggctctcgtagggaaccgcctgtgaaatttttttataaaaaatatgaaatcgcgttctaaaaataggaaaaaagatTCAATTCAAGGGAAGTCGCAAGTCGCGCATTTTTTCACGTAAAATCACGTGCTACGCGCCAAGTGCGATTCAAACTTGAGACCTCGCCCTCGCGTGtaacctcctctaccactccacctatgaCTCACatgtgtctatattagagtttagttccccacatattatcctatACTGAGCATACACTgcttatttgaggccctaaacatatttaaatggaaaagttgtcaaccaCAAAGTttgataacttttcaagatctacaacttttatattggtagtttctccattcgaggtcatttacaaaatttgaatttcaaatttgagaaattcaaacgttgttttcgacgacaaaatgatctcaaatgaaaaaattatcaactacaaaatttcatgactttttgagatctagaacttttattttgacagtttttttaaacgaggtcatttgaaaagctcaaaaattcaattttaaattatttttacaggcggttttcaaAAGTAACCGCCTATGCAGCTATAATATCTCAGTTATCATGGGCATCCAATTTACAcctaattacagagtcatataaTATCAAAGTGCAAACTAATTATATTACAGTAAATTTTGATACAACTACAACATTCAAAACACCGTTATTCTTTCGGAGAAGCAAAGCTTGGTGAATCTCCCATACAGAGGCATCCTTGAGTGTAGAACGAAACCAACTACTAACCTTAACATCACTGCAACCCAAGAAATCTGCACACTGCCAGATGTGTGTAGGCCATGTGTGCCCAAATAATTGTCAATTCTATGGGAAAGACAATAAATATGATGTTCTGTTAAAAATGTGGAGCTTCAAGATGGCAAAAATAAGTCAGATAAAATATtataaacaaaaaagaaaagaagaaaggcaACCCCAAATAAGGTATTGCATTACTTTCCAATAAACCATGACTTAAAAGGCTTTTCATGAACATGGAAACAGCCAAGTTAACTAGATGGCACGATGAGGAGCGTACAAAGGATGGTGCTTTCATATTGCATCAGATTCTCGAAACATGAGGTTTGGAATAGCAACAGATGTTTTTAACCAATTTAGAAAGTATAATTCTACACATAGTTGTTGGTCAGTTgttttagggcactcacaatgcaagactttatcacaaagtccaagacaattaattacatattatttatggtattttgctgatgtggcagcatatttattgaagaaagagatagaaaaaataagacttgaagtcttatttaggttctaagtccacattgttcgaggtaataaataactttagactctgcattgtgagtgcccttagtacCATACAACCTCCCACTATGGTTATGCATTAAAGCTTCTTCTCTTATGCTCACTctaataatttttggttaccctAGAAAGCACTTCCATACATTTGTGCAGCCGGTTTATGATTAGCTAAATGTGTTGTTTGACACTGGTATGTTTACATGTGATGCATCTCGAGATAAGAGATTTCAACTTTATGCTACAATATTGCATATTGTGAGTGACTACCCTTGGACAGGGATACTAGCGCACAGTACATTATTATGGGACAGTTGGATTGTGTATCCTGTGAAGTTGAAACAAGTTTAAGATGCTTGAAGTACAAGCAATGTTTCATCCAACACTGACGATTTCTGTCCAGTGGCCATAAGTTTCATTATGATGCTAGTTCATTTGACGGAACCAAAGAGCATCGGTTGAGGCCTATTTCTTATTGTGTAGTGTCTCTTTTGGAAAGGATAAAATCAATTAAAGActttgacaattccaaaaccggGAAGGGTGTTAGTGGCCTATTTAGTTTATCTTACTGGAAGTATAATTTGCTATGACACAATATTGATTTTATGCATATAGAGAAGAATGTGtgtgaaaatatattttgaacACTTTTAGAAATGGATGGAAAATGAAAGGACAATCTATAGGCATGGAAATACTAGCTTGCAAGAAATGAACATCAAGCCAGATCTACATCCAGAAAAAAGGCTAATGGTAAGTATTACTTGCCTCCAGCTTTGTATAACATGTCTAAAGAGGAGAAGCAACAATTCTATAAAGTCCTTCATGATATAATGATTTGGCTAAAGTACAAGCACATAGATATGTGCTTTTCAATTGTTGTGACGGTGATCTGTACCTTAGGTAATATCTCAACAATTACAAGCTTAAATTTATTTTTTGCCTCCCATAAATTTTCTTACATTTAAAATGTAGAGCTCATGTTGAATAGACCATTGGAAAAGGTATTAGACGTAGAGTCAGTCATAGAGATGTtgagaaaatccaaaatgaGAAGTTCCATCAATGATTTATAACTCATGTAAGTACATTAACTCAAAATACTTATGTAGCACTAACGTGGAGgactaatttataaaaatattctacgcagcgctacgatcacaaagacataaagttcacaaaaatcagaattaaaacgaagaacttatgaattttctaagatttcctatagaaaagtaatttatTTAATATGACCTCGAAAATAAATATTTGAAAATATTCTAAATAGTGGTACCATTGCCTAGAGCACAAGCTAATGAACCTAACACAAATTGAACAGATCAAATTAGAGTTAAAATAAAGATTATATGACTAAAACAAACTAGTGTATTTCCTTTGTATTTTTAGATTTATTTTTTGAATGAAAATGGCTATAAATCCATATGATGTCATCATGGCGTCACCATGGCATCATCAAGCTGGCAATCACATAGCATACGCATGGGGAGGCAAACTGGAGCTCACCGACAATCATAAAGGGCCTACGAGCCTTGGCTTACATGTCGGTGGAAACATAGGGACGGAGTACAGATCATGGCGAACTCATCCAGAAAGGTTTAGCGGCTAAAAACAGAACGACGACAAAGTAATACTTGAAGGGAGGAACAGAAACTTCATGTGAACAAGATGACGGTGAGCAAACAAAGGAGAAAAGGAGAAACAAAGGGCACAAGACGCTTCGTCATTTCTGTGTGGAGCTCGTCTGCGAAACATATTTGACGACGGAGCGGCAAGCCGGCGAGACCAGAGAACGGCCGCAACTACTAGGGGCTGGCGGTGGAAATACAAGCCTGAGATGAAGTGGCAACTTGCGCTAGGGCGAGGAAAAATGATACGGCGCATCTGCAGCTTTGCTTAAATACGATCAAGGTGTAGATTGCACGCTGTATTCACGGAGTACTCGGGCTTAGCGATTTGTGCTGCAGAAAACAAAGTCCGGCTCGAGTCTAACtttgggaagaaggagacactgTAGCACTG from Sorghum bicolor cultivar BTx623 chromosome 3, Sorghum_bicolor_NCBIv3, whole genome shotgun sequence encodes the following:
- the LOC8069600 gene encoding exopolygalacturonase, which gives rise to MASASNALRVFFILAILCAVCTAKRTGAKTGDSAADSAASGASGTFDISKLGATGDGKTDSTKAVQDAWTSACRATGSATVLIPKGDYLVGPLNFVGPCKGAITIQLDGNLLGSNDLAKYKASWIELSHVDNIVMTGSGTLDGQGTAVYKKAKTGTVKAMPNTLVLFYVTNGTVSGIKLLNSKFFHINIDASKNITVKDVNITAPGDVENTDGVHVGMSTKVSITNSTIGTGDDCISVGPGSDGVMVNNIICGPGQGISIGCLGRYKDEKDVTDVTVRDCVLKKTTNGVRIKSYEDAESVLTASHLTFENIRMEEVANPIIIDQYFCPEKVCPGKKSDSSHVIVKDVTFRNITGTSSTPQAISLLCSQSQPCSGVSLIDVNVEYAGKNNKTMAVCSNAKGTAKGSVEALACLA